The window TTTGTCATTTGCAGCTGTTGTGCGTGCAATTTGCAAGCAGGGCAGGTGCTATGATGCGTTGAAGCCCTAACTGGATTCATTCCATCAAAGGGACAGGGAACTGAATGAAGTAGGCACCAAGGTTCATTCGCACTTGCCTCGTTCACAGTGACCGCAAAGCATCCCGACATGGCCATAAATCACAATAAGTAATCCAGCCGCAAGATAATATGCTCTAGAGGCGTCAGCATTTGGCCGTTGTCCTCAGCTTGGCGATGTCAGCTACGTGCAGGTCTACGGCCATGGCGATAGGGAGGTCGTAAGTCCGTTCCTCCGACCGTCGGTTCGTTCCGCCTCCCAGGTCTCTGCCCTTCACGCCATCGACCTGAACATCCAACAAAGGATCCAAGAAACCTTCCTGCGTGAGCAATATCGAGTGCTACTCCACTTGTGAAGCGCTGCggcatgtacagcactcctCGGTTGGTATGTTCGCTGCTCGCATGCGTCGACGATAAAGGCCTTGAAGGGACGAAGAGAAACCTCGTCGGCCCAACGCTAGTCATTGAGGCTGAGAAAGATCAAGGGTCCAGGGCTTGTGCCGCATGGCGAGCAGCAAGAGTATACGGGTGATTTTCGACCATCGGGGTTGGCCTCCAACATTGCAGCGATGATGTGCTCGATAGGGTATGGCTCTTTCGCAATAGAAgggcgtacatgtatacaGGCACATGCATACATATACATGTGTGTCTGTATCCATGCGTCGGTGAGTGTACGGCTTGTGGATAAATGGCGCATTTTTGTGTCATGCGACCAGCTGCTATGACGAGACCTTGCGTTTCGCGTGATctgccacgacggcagcaaCTACTTCGTCGAGGTTCTCGTTTTCCAGTCCCAGCAAATCCATGGCAAAGCCGTCCTTGTGGGTCcagtcggcatcgacggtgCCAAGGACGAAGACAATCTCCTCGGTAGCGTCGTGGTGACcgtcggcgagacgacggctcTGCCGGTCCAGAAAGGCGTTGGAATCGAGGTGCTGGGTCCGCCACTTGTTGGCAGTCGCACGCTCGAGCGACGCGAGGATCTCGAGCTGCGTCGGGCAAAAGCTCTGCACGAAGACGGCACGGTTGCGCGTCGCGGCGGCCCGCTGCAGCacgcggacgacggcctcggcgacgcgagcgagcgtcgaagccgacgccTTGATGTTGCCGTCATCGAGGATTTGGGCCTTGtgggcgccgaggtcgaagTGAAGCAGGCCATCGTGAAGACCGTGGTCGAAGAAATGGCCGCAGATGATGGATGTCCAGGAAAAGGGGCCGCCTTCCCGGGTCGCCTTCTCGGCCAGCGACTCGCATTTTTCTCGCACGAGCGTCTTGTCGCGGTAGAGCTTCAATCGGTGCTGCGCTCGTGGGCTCGCGGCATCACAGCTCCCGTAGTCGGCGGGTATGTACCTCTTGACGCCTGCACCggaggcggcctcgacgagccgcagGTGCTGCGAGACGTCTCGGAGGTTGAacgcggcgatgacggcgtccTGGCCAGCGCAGGCCGCAgtcagctcgtcgaggctcaTGTCTGGCAAGACATTTATCTGCGAGatgccggcagcggcgatGGGCGAAGCAGAGGTCGACCGTCGCAGCACCGAGATTTCGAAGCAGGCGGCCTGGACGAGAGCCTCGAGGATGACTttgccgacggcaccatGGGCACCGACAAGAAGTACCTTTTTGATGGGTTGCGAGGAAGCCATGACGGGACAATCAttcgatggtgatgatgatgatggtgatgatgatggtgatgatggtgatgatggcttCATTCGCTGGCACTGGCGGGTTGGTGATGCAATCCAGTCCGCAAGAGCGGGGAACTGGGAATGATCTTTCGACGGCGGGGTGAGAAGATCccacaaagtacggagtactccgtccggCGCCCTCGGTTACTGCACTTGTATAAGTACATTGTATTCAGCTGCCACTCAGTGACCAATGATGACAAAgcattgtacttgtactcaaATACTACCAGAGATTCTGCTCgcaaatacaagtacatgtaagtactccgtactttttCCGCAGGCCCCTCTGCAGGCTGTACTTGGAAGGGTTCAAGCGCTTATACTGCACTGTATTAGTTAGGTGATGGTAAGATTGTGTTTACCGTGCTCACTAGTATTTACATAGCCCGGAGTAGTATACTTGCACGCTCGCACCCATTTCTTGACAATCGCTGCTGACTCATActaaatactccgtacttacagagtacggagtaataattacagaCACAGTATTTCTTTCATGCCCCACACCGGCCGGGAAATTTCAACAACGGCGGAGTCAGGCCGCAAAGTGGGGCCGCCGGCCCGGTCCTTACGCCGTCGTACCCGCATACCACTCAACAACTACCCGAGCTGTGGTGCGACATGATCCGAATCTACCACAAACGGCAGACAAAGAAGTGAGCTAGCTGCAGTACTAAATTTGCACAATACTCCCGAGATATTTGCATCATAATCTAGCTGCATGCCAGAGCGTGTATGACATATGCCATGCCACatcgcccgccgtcgtcatcccgGCAATATCCTCGAGTTCCTCAAGCCGCCTGCTATTTTGCTGTACCACGTTCTGTGCAGTTTACGGCTGATACAAATGTTTCGAGTTCGAGAATCACTTACAAAAGAATTTTTCATTGCTGCACGATCATCCCATTGCTAATGGGCATTATCGTGGAACGGAATAGCTTGCCTCCAACTGTCGGATGATTTCATGATTACATGCAAGTCATACGGGCATACACTTCATCCGGTGCAATGCAAGAGGGGGGGTCAGACAAATGTGGCATCTCCAACGGCATTCTTCTATTTAAAGTCTATAAATAAATACAGCTTCAGTCCTCGACCCGGGGCCAGAGAACAGCTCCAGAATGTGCAAACAATGGGTCATGGATGGTGTCGTGTAGAAAGGGGCCGCCACCAGGTAGTGCCGACATCACCCGGATAGACCAGTTGCCATTTAGTGGCACCTCTTGGAGCGCACGTCGAAGCGCTTGCCGCGGGCCTTGCATTCGCACTTGCGGGATCGTCCGTCCCAGTTGGCCTCACGGCCACAGTCAGGGCGGCACGTCTTGGTGCGAGCGTGGAACTCCTCGCGGCGGTTCCGGCACTCGCACTGGCGGCTGCGGGGGTTGAAGGTGGCATCGCGACCACAGTCGACGACGCACTGGCGAGCGCGGACGCTGAAGGTCTCGCCGCGGGGGCACGCGCAGTCCTTGTTGCGAGGGTTAAAGTCCATGGTGCGGATCTTGCAGACGCACTTGTTGAGCTTGCGGTCAAAGTCGGCCTCGCGGCCGCAGCGGAGATCGCGCTTGTGGCCGTGGTCGCGGTGGCCGTAGCGGGAGCAGGTCTTTGTCTTCCAGTGGAACTCCTCGCGACGGTCGTTGCACTCGCATTTGCGCGAGTTGCGGTCAAAGGTGGCCTCGCGGCCGCAGTCGACGCGGCACTGCTTGGTCTTCCAGCTGAACTCCTCGCGGCGGTCCTTGCACTCGCACCGGCGGGAGCGGCGGTCGAAGGTGGCGTCCCGACCGCAGTCGACGTCGCACGTCTTGGAGCGCGGGTTGAACTCCTCGCGGTGATCCTTGCACTCGCACTGGCGCGAGCGGGGATCGAAGACGGCCTCGCGGCCGCAGTCGACCCAAgaacggcatcgtcgagccTCGCGATCCCACTTCTTGCCGCGGGGGCAGGAGCAGTCCTTGTTGCGCGGGTTGAACTCGAGCTCGTTGTTCTTGCAGACGCACTGGCGGGAGTTGCGGTTGAAGTAGGCCTCCCGGCCGCAGTCGACGTAGCAGGACTTGGTGTTGGAGTCGAAGACGAGCCCGTCCTTGATGCAGACGCAGGCCCTCAGGCGAGCGTTCCAGACGGCCACGTTGCCGCAAAAGTGCTTGCCGAGGGCCGGGCCACGGAATCCGTGATCGTCATGTCGATCGTGATCCCGGTGGCCAGGGAGGTTGTGGCCGTGGTCGCCGCCCGGGAGGGCAGTGGCCAACCCGAGGGTGAAGAGAGAAGCAACGAGGGGCTTGAAGAGCATGGTGGGCCAGGAGATGCCGGAAATCAAGAGAGTGAAACAGAGGTGTCGACAGTGACTAAAGAGTGAAGTACTGGACAGTGGATGCTGATGCCGATGAAGAATTGTCCGTAGAGGCGGAAGCAAACGTCGTTTATATAGACATTCCCACGCCCGCGGCGAGAGCTATATTCAGAAGCGTCAAAGGTTTGTTTCTATTCTTGACATTCGATAGAGCTTCATGCAGTCATTTGATGAGTATTGGCTTGGCTTGTCAGCATCCTCGAACCAACGGATCGCAGCTCCCTAGGTTGGGCAGCTGGCCAGCCAAAGGAAGAAATGGTGTCAAGAGCAGGAGAGAGCGATACCCGCGCCAATGGTGCCAGAAACTATTCGTTCTACTAGCGCACCTGAACCGACGGTATCCTTGCACGAGCATCCTTGCACCAGGTTGGGCAACAGCGGCATCACAAGGCCTAGAACATGAGCTGATGGCCCGTTAGTCGACGGCTGAAGGGGGCAACGAGAGGCGGCAAGGTGAGACGTCATTTCGTTTGCCAAGCGGCCAAGACGCCGATCGCGGGAACTGCCATAAGGTTGAAAGCTTGATGCCAGCCTGCAGAGGAACAACCGACGCAAACGAAGCAGCAACCAAGA of the Drechmeria coniospora strain ARSEF 6962 chromosome 01, whole genome shotgun sequence genome contains:
- a CDS encoding NmrA family transcriptional regulator; amino-acid sequence: MASSQPIKKVLLVGAHGAVGKVILEALVQAACFEISVLRRSTSASPIAAAGISQINVLPDMSLDELTAACAGQDAVIAAFNLRDVSQHLRLVEAASGAGVKRYIPADYGSCDAASPRAQHRLKLYRDKTLVREKCESLAEKATREGGPFSWTSIICGHFFDHGLHDGLLHFDLGAHKAQILDDGNIKASASTLARVAEAVVRVLQRAAATRNRAVFVQSFCPTQLEILASLERATANKWRTQHLDSNAFLDRQSRRLADGHHDATEEIVFVLGTVDADWTHKDGFAMDLLGLENENLDEVVAAVVADHAKRKVSS